The sequence GAAGCGGATTGTCGTCTTTAAATTCTTCATATAGCAAAGAATCGTCTCCTGCAAAAGTTTTAAGCGCCATATCTTTTGAGATAAAGTCTACTGTTTTTACATATTTTAAATTTTTTATAGTTTCTTGTAATTCTAGGATATTTTGATTGTTAAATGCATCATCTAGATAGACGCTTATTCCTATCTGGTCTTCTATTTGTAATACCAAATATTCAAGGTTAATTGCTATAGAATATGAAATTCCTAGAGTTAAAAGTGATAAAACTATAGTAGTAATAGAGGCAAAGGTCATCATTTTATTTTTAAATAGTCCTTTGATGCCTTCGCCCAGAAGATAACTAAACATATTCTTCCTCCTGGCCATATCCACCATTATTTTGATCGCTTATAATCTCGCCGTTTTGAAGCTCTAGTACGCGTTTTTTAAATGTAGTCACTATGTCACTCTCGTGCGATGCGACTAATACTGTGACGCCTCTGCTATTTATATCCAAGAGCAGTTTCATAATGTCCCACGCAGTAGAGGGGTCGAGATTTCCGGTAGGTTCGTCTGCTATTAATATAGGGTTATTATTAACGATAGCTCTTGCGATGGCTGTGCGCTGCTGCTCTCCTCCGGATAGTTCATTGGGGTAGCAGTTGGCTTTTTTGGATAGCCCCACTAATGCGAGGGCCATAGGTACCTGATATTTGATATGCTTTTTCTTTGCACCAATAACCCGCATAGCAAATGCTACGTTGTCAAATACTGTTTTGTTATAAAGTAATCTAAAATCTTGAAAAACGACACCGATTTGTCGTCTATAATAGGGGATCTGACGATGTATCAAATTTTCTATATTACGGCCATTAACAGTAATGATGCCAGTTGATGGTTCTATTTCTTTAAGTATCAATTTAAGAAATGATGATTTGCCAGAACCGCTATTTCCAGTAACAAATACAAATTCTCCTTTCTTGATGTGAAGCGAAGTGGTCTTGAGACCGATCGCTCCGTTAGAATAAATTTTAGAAACTTGTGCTAATTCTATCATTTGTTTCTCCAATCTTATGGTTTATATTTTAGGCATACTTTGCTTTTCCATATAGTCCATATATTGACTAACCATTATAGTGATTTTGAAAACAATAGCATCGTCAAACTCACGAAGATCAAGACCGGTCATTTTAAGAAGTTTATCTAATCTATATACCAAAGTATTTCTGTGAATATATAACTGTCTGGATGTTTCGGAAACATTTAAAGAGTTTTCAAAAAA is a genomic window of Candidatus Epulonipiscium viviparus containing:
- the ftsE gene encoding cell division ATP-binding protein FtsE, with the protein product MIELAQVSKIYSNGAIGLKTTSLHIKKGEFVFVTGNSGSGKSSFLKLILKEIEPSTGIITVNGRNIENLIHRQIPYYRRQIGVVFQDFRLLYNKTVFDNVAFAMRVIGAKKKHIKYQVPMALALVGLSKKANCYPNELSGGEQQRTAIARAIVNNNPILIADEPTGNLDPSTAWDIMKLLLDINSRGVTVLVASHESDIVTTFKKRVLELQNGEIISDQNNGGYGQEEEYV